The genomic stretch AAGTACGTAGATCTACTAACTTTTCCTATACAATGTTTTACTAAATCTACGTAATTTTCTAATCTGGGCTAAGTAATTTTCAAAATCCGAGTTGGCAACACTGATGCCATATGCTTTTTTTAcgttatttaactaaattttggTAATTATACCTGTTATCCTGCCTTAAATCTGTTTTACTATTGTATAGGAGTTCTATGCCTTGCTTGAGCtctagaaaattattaaatcatagATAGTGTTTTTTGGGAATTCTATCCAACTTCATATCCTTATTTATCAAACAAACACATCATCACAGTATGATACTTATATTTCAGTTCCATAATGCAACAGATGCCAAAAAAGCAATGGAGCAGTTAAATGGGTTCGAACTGGCCGGTCGACCAATGAAGGTTGGAAATGTAACTGAAAGGGCCGATGGTGGCTCTAACACTCGCTTTGATGCTGATGAACTGGATCGTGCTGGAGTTGATCTTGGTGCTACAGGACGGTTACAGCTCATGTTTAAATTGGCTGAAGGCACTGGCCTACAGGTAATAAACCCCATACATAAGTAGACATACATACATGTACATATGTCAATTACTTCTTACAAATCAACAGAAGTTGTTAATGTgatataatacttatatttctAGATCCCTCCTGCAGCAGCATCAGTGCTGATGGGTGCAGGCACTGCCTTAGCTGCACAACCACAGATTACACCACCCATAGCCACACAATGCTTCATGCTGAATAACATGTTTGATCCAGCCACGTAAgtttttataactataattttcgacattaattacataaaattgttttataaaagtagTCTTGATTTCCTACATTTGTCGCCTAATTTGAGGTATTTCAGTCTCGCACATTGCTTTGATCTAGTGCCTGTAATGAAATGTGCTTAAAATATCGTGTCTGTGACTAacacgatattttatttatatttttatatttgatttaaaaaataatggtaaCCATGGCAACAATTAATACTGTACTAACTTTTgtgaaataatgttaaatgacAGTCTGAATGAGTGCTTATAATTATGATACCTGATCTCTTACTTCTTTGAAATTGTAACTTTGAATATATTGAATAcaaaaccaattttttttacagggAAACAAACCCCAGTTGGGACATTGAGATCCGGGATGACGTCATCAGCGAATGCAATAAGCATGGTGGTGTCCTACACGTGTACGTGGATAAAGCGTCACCCCAAGGCAACGTGTATTGCAAATGTCCTACGATAGCAACCGCCGTGGCGTCCGTCAACACGCTACACGGAAGATGGTTCGCCGGTCGCGTCATTACCGCGGCGTACGTCCCGCTTGTCAATTACCATTCTCTGTTTCCGGACGCCATGACCGCTCTATCACTGTTGTTGCCCACGCGGCAAAGATAAGAATTTGTTTGGAAATGTGATCCATTGtttaattctaatttaataaaatatatacttagtattttattaagaacttttatttgtatgaggaaagatttgatttttttattttcaacggATACTCTAATGCTCAATATTATTTCACCAATATAAAGAAAGCTACTGTATCAGCAAACGTATGCAAAATTGATTTCGTATTGAGAGCTTATCTGAGTTTGGCGTTGTTAGTAATCTCGGAAACTACTAGTACGAATTCGAAAAAAATAATGCTCTTTCTATTCTGTGTTATAAGATCATGCTACGACGATATTAATGTGGATGGTCCCTTATTCTGTAACTTTCAATAGCGCTCCCAATCTCAATTATgaggtttatttttatatattatggcaatagttttgactttatgccagtttcaagtaaaaaattGAGGTTTTGTTGTTGTCTTTCGTTCACGAGGTTGCGAATTGCTACAGATATTGAGAGAACTACAACTTGCACACTAAtcgcttttaaaaattacgctcAACGCTATAGAAAAGTGTGAACCTTTAATTAGTACGTGTAGTTTTTGTTTCAATATGTAAAACTTTACCTCCCCtgttttatgataaataaGTAACGCTGTGGTTTTTCaccattaaaatttatgtagtACTTATCAAACATAAACAACTTGTGAACATATCGATGACTATGCAGGTGAGTTATTGATTGtatgtaaacattattttgtaaataataaaagtaattcaaaCCCACTTCAAATACCTGTGAACATCACTGACTAGATTCATGTACCCTCGAGAAATTCGTGGATATTTCGAAacactactgaaccgattttgatgaaacttgACTGTTCTCCGagaatatctatatatacatgattcaaataaaaaagtataattttgaTATGACTTATGAAAACTGTGGGCAAACATACGTTACACATGAGAAAGAAACGAAATTTAGTACACATGAATTctaaatagattaaaattattaatttttttacagtatCACATACACAGGGCAAATTAATAACCTCGTTCTTTGCAGTCggttgaaaataaaacaaacttaattgCATGTAAAAGGTTTATTAAACAGCTCTTATCCAGTCTACTTCTAAAGTAGCTGGTCCTTTCTGCTTCACTGGTTGGTAAACGCCTCCATACATTTGAATTCCGATACTCGTTATTTGTGATAAGTCCAGGGtctcattattatttactctCTTTCCTCTGTAATATGCTTTGAATTCTGAAAATGGTAGGCTTTTCACAGCAAACTCGTCCTTGGGTGCCTAAAAAtgaatttgtatatattaaaccaACAATAAAAAGATAAGCAACTAATTTCAACGTTGCTCTTTTTTACAAGTTCATACTTCGATAGATAGTAAAGACTGACCTGAAAATATTGTTCAAATGAGTAGTTAGGTTCATTGTTTAATCCTTTGTGTctcaaaacaattttaaatccaTTAAACTGTCCCTGACCACGGCATTGTACTTGAAGTTTCGTATACTGCGTAAGGTCGTGATATCCGAGGGCACGAATGCCAGCGAACCCTGCCCCGTTCAATTGTGGATTCAGTAGAGCAAAAAAAATTGCTCTTCGAAACTGGGTATTCTGGTGTAAGACAAAAACGGCTTTTGACATTCCTACACTTCGTACCGTGTCCGATTGTTCTTGCCAGTCGTAAACGTTGTCATCTTTAGTAAAATCGAATAGGTACTGTCCTTCTGGTGATGTTATATTgctgttgaaaaaaaatattattgacgAGATTCATTGCGTAGGCCCTAAGTTCGACgaattaaatttagtaagCATCTTAAATTATCTAATTATTATCATCACCTGATTGGTTttgttaagtttataatagttCCTTTGCGTTAAGGTAAACTGTTTATAGGATTGGCATCCTTTGTTAAATTGCAAAATCAATGTTGAAACAAGTTTATTAATGAGAATAATTCAACTCGGATTTTATCTGCTCTGACGTAATTGcgtatattattacaaatattttaggtAAAATAGATGACCCCTCATATCTAACAAAAATAACCATTACGAGTTACAGAGGGAGGTATAGtcttaaaaaatgttaaattcaaCACATACTATTGTTACCTAGTATCATATTAGACTAGACAAAACTAAATTAGGTTAAGTTTGTAATATTAACTAATAGTACCTACATATAATCTCAAAAGTCATACAGCATACACCCGGGTGTTTTATAAGATCTGATGCTAAAATACAGAAGAAGGTGCTAACGTGATAATAGTTAAATCTTACCTGTTATCACAGCGAATACCTATACTACTCATGAAAAATGCTATTAGTAATTTAGAATACATTTTTAGATAAGTAATGGACAGTACAAACACACTTTGTGGCTATTATTTAAGTACTATCACGAATATTGTAATGAAGAGCGAAAGTATCTTATCAAAACTAAACGAATAAATGGAGATGTTTACTCGAGAAACATTTGGTTAGGTATTTGACATTTGTTATCTTTAGTTCTACACTTAATGACGtctgatttttaatacaaaaaaataataaaaccctAACACTCGCCGTGTCACAACGTCCGATCCAACGCGTTACTAGTTACTTGTACATAATAAGTATGAATGtaggtataattattataagaacATAATATCGACCTCGAACCTGGAAACAAAGAAACGTAGTGCGTGTGTAAACTGTTTTGTTGAGTTGGAGAACAATCTTAAAAATACCTACCATATTACATAcctatatcaataattatgaTGGTGCACTAGTAGCCCTCAGCTGCGTCTTAAGGCCGAttatgtaaatcggccctaaaggccgatttacattatcttagtgtttaggagagtgctttagtacaactgtacttgaaaggcaagttctttagcgtagcgtttacatgtttcaactaaagtactatcctaaagcactctcctaaacactaagataatgtaaatcggccattacGCCAGCATAAAAATATGCATCaagtgtaatataaattcaCAGAACCTATAATATTATCTTACCAGCTGTTTATAGCGCAAGCTAATTGTTGTCCTTGATCGTTGATATTTGTAGCCATATTACCTCCAGAGAAATctacaacaattaaataatctcaAAATGGTACATACTAGCGATACtttctagttaaataaatcttcttgttaactataaaaaagggtctttaatctttatataagTTATGTACAGCTAGCAGGGGCAGGTTGTTAGTAGGGATTAGGGTAGTATTTTGTTAGGTGTTTAAAGGACAAATTGATAAATGTGTGCTTACGATTAGAGATGATTTtcaatttctatttttgtagCATCCCTTAACACTTTAAATCGTTTTTGTGAGAACATGTTTATCCGTCTACCTAATAAATGATAGTGCGTGATAACGCCATTTAATTTTGCTATCGAATTCTTATAAGACTGTTATGATTTTTCTTCTGAAATATTACGGAATGTCTTCTGactgttatatttattgtgtttaTACCTAGTTAACCAACTAAAAACACgaaaaccaatttttttttaaaatttttatttaaaaaattatcagtcgGTGCAAGCACTGCGATTCTAAAAAACTATTATGAGCAAAACTAACAAGCCTATAAATGTCAAAGAATACAAAAAGATATCTCAGTTTGACTTTGCTGAACATCATCGTAGGTACTTAATTCGTTTAGTTTCAAGAGTCTCATGTGAATTAAAATCAGCGACTTGTTTGACAAGGCCAGCAACaagtttcttttaaaaaaagttatatccTTGTCTCTAGACGTTTCACTGTTTATGTACGCGATCGTTGACCGCTAACTGTACTTTTTTAGGAATTTTATGCCAATTGCCAAACTAGTTTTAACGGTTCCTAATGATAACACGGACCTTATTTTctgttattgattttataatttaatctgCTAATCttcaaagagaaaaactatttcactattaattactttttgtaGATAATATCCAAGTAGTATTAGTTGAAGACTATTTATCTTACATGAATTGATAGTAAGCTTTTacggttaaaaatatttgtaggtACCTTGTCTTTGTGGAACCCCTAGTAACTGAGTGCGTAACACAGCTAGCGCTCTCAAGCGGTTGTCCTAATGggtgtaaaatttaaaaactgttctctaatattattttgtccaAATACctataactttttaagtttgatTTTTTCATCAAGGCactacttatttaatttaagtatggGTTCAGTAATTTTGTACATATGTAGAAAAAGAATATTCGTTTTCTCATGTCTagccttttaaaattaaaaaaaaaaatgttacttgTGCTGAACTTAAATATGCAATTGtttagaaaataatgttttggagaacatattgtaaaaatatagaaaaatagatGGATCacttacaaaaaaaaccaagaataattattatgaaaatatttattagcatttaaatgtaatataaatttcaaaataacaatatcatGATTTCTATTAACATGAAAATGTTACATGTAACTTTAAAATGATTACAGTTGTGTTACATATCTTAACTTATTAGTTACCACCACCTTTGTTTACTTTTGTTGCCTTTAAAATACCCTTATTTCTTAAGTATTGTACAATAAAAGGTGTTGATGTCAATGTGATGCCTATTCTGGCAGGTGCTAAAACTTTGTGAATAGCATAAGCAATGACGAAGGTCCCTGCATTGGATGTAATCATATTTGATAGTTTTCCCTctccaatattaaaatatttcatcacAGCCACTAAGTCCACACCACTGAAATAAACAAGAtacattgatattttttctatttttttgcgTAAAAATTGCAAAACATAGTTCAACTAGAGGCAGGGGAAGATTCAGAGTTGAGATTTAGTGCTAAGTAGTAGCTTATATGTCTAATTCAATATATTAAgagattcaaaataaaatgaaaactgTATATTACACCAAAATTTTTGACCTCTCAATTACAATTGACATTAAATGTTTCATTAA from Pieris napi chromosome 15, ilPieNapi1.2, whole genome shotgun sequence encodes the following:
- the LOC125056477 gene encoding uncharacterized protein LOC125056477, which codes for MATNINDQGQQLACAINSCNITSPEGQYLFDFTKDDNVYDWQEQSDTVRSVGMSKAVFVLHQNTQFRRAIFFALLNPQLNGAGFAGIRALGYHDLTQYTKLQVQCRGQGQFNGFKIVLRHKGLNNEPNYSFEQYFQAPKDEFAVKSLPFSEFKAYYRGKRVNNNETLDLSQITSIGIQMYGGVYQPVKQKGPATLEVDWIRAV